From Pseudomonas vanderleydeniana, the proteins below share one genomic window:
- a CDS encoding sensor histidine kinase codes for MISIRRRTVTLIIGLLLLGRLIITLLSLHDSNREIDEVYDAQLAQNARLLQGVMRMPLAPGDENKLYEAFNQALGEGVSKPDGHPYERKIAFQVWNPAGDVLVKTASAPSFEQRPSIAGFSDVVDLKHHAWRAFVLEDKQNHLQIWVGERDDVRSDLVYRIIRHTLWPNVFGTLILAVLAWLAIGWGLGPLAKMAMILRGRHPGSLEPLRLEPLPSELEPMQSALNRVLVQVQELLGRERRFIADAAHEMRTPLAVLRVHAQNLLEAETEQQRSQSLHHLISGVDRTTRLVNQLLTMARLEPVRDVTATQLIDLEQVLRENLSQLGAWLLDKGLEFEFDVEPGEYQARISADALAIALHNLITNAANFSPVAGLISVRLSSRAGQFELSVQDQGPGIDESQRERLFERFYSRGNDQGAGLGLTIVQTIARQFGGQVRLENRETGGLCATLTIPRP; via the coding sequence ATGATCTCGATCCGGCGCCGCACGGTGACGCTGATCATCGGACTGCTGTTGCTCGGGCGGCTGATCATCACGCTGCTCAGCCTGCACGATAGCAACCGTGAGATCGACGAAGTCTATGATGCGCAGCTGGCGCAGAATGCCCGCCTGCTCCAGGGGGTGATGCGCATGCCCCTGGCGCCGGGTGACGAGAACAAGCTCTACGAGGCCTTCAACCAGGCGCTGGGGGAAGGCGTGTCGAAGCCCGATGGTCACCCCTACGAGCGCAAGATTGCCTTCCAGGTCTGGAACCCGGCGGGCGACGTGCTGGTGAAAACCGCCAGCGCCCCGAGTTTCGAGCAACGGCCGTCGATCGCGGGGTTCAGTGACGTGGTCGACCTCAAGCACCATGCCTGGCGGGCCTTTGTGCTTGAAGACAAGCAGAATCATCTGCAGATCTGGGTCGGCGAGCGTGACGACGTCCGTTCCGACCTGGTCTATCGGATCATCCGCCACACCCTCTGGCCTAATGTCTTTGGCACGCTCATCCTCGCCGTCCTGGCCTGGCTGGCCATTGGCTGGGGGCTGGGCCCCCTGGCGAAGATGGCCATGATCCTGAGGGGGCGGCACCCAGGCTCCCTGGAACCGCTGCGCCTGGAGCCCTTGCCCTCGGAACTCGAGCCCATGCAGTCGGCCCTCAACCGGGTGTTGGTGCAGGTGCAGGAATTGCTGGGGCGCGAGCGCCGTTTCATCGCCGACGCGGCCCACGAAATGCGCACCCCGCTGGCGGTATTGCGGGTCCATGCCCAGAATCTGCTGGAGGCTGAAACCGAGCAGCAGCGCAGCCAATCCCTGCATCACCTGATCAGCGGCGTGGATCGCACCACCCGGCTGGTCAATCAACTGCTGACCATGGCCCGCCTTGAGCCAGTCAGGGACGTCACGGCGACGCAGTTGATCGATCTTGAGCAGGTCCTGCGCGAGAACCTGTCACAGTTGGGAGCCTGGCTGCTGGACAAGGGGCTGGAGTTCGAGTTCGACGTCGAGCCGGGCGAGTACCAGGCCCGGATCAGTGCCGATGCACTGGCCATTGCCTTGCACAACCTGATCACCAATGCGGCCAATTTTTCCCCGGTCGCAGGCTTGATCTCTGTCCGCCTGTCGAGCCGGGCGGGGCAATTCGAGCTGTCTGTGCAAGACCAGGGTCCCGGCATCGATGAGAGCCAGCGAGAGCGGCTGTTCGAGCGTTTCTACAGCCGTGGGAACGACCAGGGGGCGGGGCTGGGGCTGACGATTGTCCAGACGATTGCCCGACAGTTCGGCGGCCAGGTCCGCCTGGAGAACCGCGAGACCGGTGGGCTGTGTGCCACGTTGACGATTCCGCGTCCCTAG